A part of Syngnathoides biaculeatus isolate LvHL_M chromosome 21, ASM1980259v1, whole genome shotgun sequence genomic DNA contains:
- the si:cabz01007807.1 gene encoding uncharacterized protein si:cabz01007807.1 isoform X1, with protein sequence MSSNGPEKRAETERKRQHESGNEHALFEYFFWKAGGSGGGEGRAAGEHHHRQTTKSCRAAKHAQENPPKPVPQSVQDPGSVGLRRQQDDRGQAEDHPRRPCGREHRRRAAAEWSTPAKPAGDVYFILPFLVVHDPHSVKPAFVVYSRQHAASTNPFHSHHTEFGNKSDGGEDGWRKPWQEARADGLFGPPPGFLGSPQDHLEDGKAAVSEAQQDLVQAFSLNHVSDSYPTSQSGSASGQYHSINLNSPENNTENLFKNLHSKSSSMQDLLRDSPDDFSLKTSSGQLLEKDHSVFMDPLRPSSNVEENLFGSSKAPFYSASTTESHLFQANGGNFPHDKKPGYSGLSGSDVDVFSPSSDVSSPIVKELFRDSGSTSDLFGAKAANSKYIPGTLYGSGLAKSTSDLSESAAQSMYFDTPRDIVLTTPQGSKHGILQPTPFSLARNLSKSPDSSPTDLTHMKLTRRPPKPLPRSRPPRLEKPTMPEIFPKPANAVMPEPTGPPKPPPKPFKTLPKPVIDSTAKPQDDKALNQEDFNIFEDILLIGQEKCVEDWPEDSPQFHPDFKPSGKFRLRRESLKVKMDSEGRGEDHDDAGSYVKRKEGKFSLLSRGSSKDKFYDDLKDSRSWTLPPPGKPSKDYFYETDTPPAKWQDGGQSWSDTKKKPLKNKVNQLLRRASTSLVQRNPAAASKDDDHHKKRMNLKGTTTSWRSQEAMFGDGSGEEDVAKSHLDEADFYPSKDKKKNKMMFVPQKGFASSPAEQPQGAHGYTPPEDSKDRRDQFYGAADTWQKHKFEDVDEIKRLHSNSQDEVPDFHPKHQSNFPAEQLDDGEQNAADDYKLKKSKFKAPVPLPRKPKPNHGSSGPGEPMPFGHAARAQTPWADDWQDEGDLDLSRRKHGSPLVDYNYKQDDLGLHKQKKFKHKGFRKHKTKKKIWEGDAGDVGVEHLSEAAQAEWLAAQKDERAAAGLEEGDGDTDSLMEWWNTVEQWDELPSDDEVKPHLDESQSFAILADKVNRGLRMFNKVFTERAEIFWQHVVRLHALADHLATFHQKAKAAGITGSTTAAVGGVTAIAGLALAPFTFGASLIVTAVGVGVATAGGITSASASISDNVNNMQERKKVEAVLQEYESDFRDLARILHFVNHGLYKLRGHPFLRSGTQHYSEDWEVRKAVQMISLVDSPVLRAVELTDGNLDLVHRLQSGMDKYFKDSRELKKAFKKEVVARIKEVADMLNEGVVELNSIREELQKAIGNF encoded by the exons ATGAGCTCAAACGGCCCCGAGAAACGAGCAGAAACCGAGCGAAAAAGGCAACATGAGAGCGGAAACGAGCACG cattgtttgaatattttttttggaaagcagGAGGCTCAGGAGGGGGCGAGGGACGAGCCGCGGGGGAGCACCACCATCGACAGACGACCA aGTCTTGTCGTGCTGCAAAACATGCTCAAGAAAATCCCCCAAAACCCGTTCCTCAATCAGTCCAAG ACCCCGGCTCCGTCGGTCTCAGACGCCAGCAGGACGACCGCGGACAGGCTGAGGATCATCCGA GACGACCTTGCGGGCGTGAACATCGACGGCGGGCTGCCGCAG AATGGAGCACACCGGCCAAACCCGCAGGTGACGTTTATTTCATCCTCCCCTTCCTTGTAGTCCATGACCCACATTCAGTTAAACCTGCTTTTGTGGTTTATTCACGACAGCACGCGGCCAGCACGAACCCATTTCATTCCCATCATACG GAATTCGGGAACAAGTCCGACGGCGGCGAGGATGGTTGGAGGAAACCGTGGCAGGAAGCGCGAGCGGACGGACTCTTCGGTCCTCCGCCTGGATTCCTGGGTTCTCCGCAAGATCACCTGGAAGATGGAAAAGCCGCAGTGTCTGAAGCGCAGCAGGACTTGGTCCAGGCCTTCAGCTTAAACCACGTGTCAGACAGCTATCCGACGTCCCAAAGTGGGTCAGCTAGCGGGCAATATCACAGCATCAACCTGAACTCACCAGAGAATAATACTGAGAACCTTTTCAAGAACCTGCATTCAAAGAGCTCCAGCATGCAGGACCTTTTACGAGATTCTCCAGATGATTTTAGCCTCAAGACATCTTCAGGGCAGCTCTTGGAAAAAGATCACAGTGTATTTATGGATCCATTAAGGCCTTCTTCCAACGTGGAGGAGAACCTGTTCGGGTCTTCAAAGGCTCCGTTTTATTCGGCCTCGACCACCGAGTCACATTTGTTTCAGGCAAATGGAGGAAATTTCCCACACGACAAAAAACCCGGTTATTCTGGATTATCTGGATCTGATGTGGATGTGTTCTCCCCTTCTTCTGATGTCTCGAGTCCGATCGTGAAGGAGCTATTCAGAGACAGCGGCAGCACTAGTGACCTGTTTGGTGCAAAGGCCGCCAATAGCAAGTACATACCCGGAACGCTGTACGGGAGTGGATTGGCGAAATCGACATCAGACCTTTCCGAGTCAGCGGCCCAATCGATGTATTTTGATACGCCGCGTGACATCGTGCTCACAACTCCTCAAGGGAGCAAACACGGAATCCTCCAGCCAACGCCCTTCAGTCTGGCCCGGAATCTGAGCAAGTCGCCAGACTCTTCTCCAACCGACTTGACCCAC ATGAAGCTCACCAGGCGCCCGCCGAAGCCCCTTCCTCGTTCCAGACCACCGAGGTTGGAAAAGCCCACCATGCCAGAGATTTTCCCCAAGCCGGCAAACGCA GTTATGCCTGAGCCGACTGGCCCGCCAAAACCTCCTCCAAAACCGTTCAAAACTCTCCCCAAGCCAGTTATTGACTCTACAGCCAAGCCTCAG GACGATAAAGCGCTGAACCAGGAGGACTTCAACATCTTTGAGGACATCTTGCTGATTGGACAG GAAAAGTGTGTAGAAGATTGGCCAGAGGACAGTCCGCAGTTTCACCCTGACTTCAAACCA TCTGGAAAATTCCGACTCCGCCGCGAATCCCTCAAG GTCAAGATGGACTCTGAGGGAAGAGGAGAAGATCACGATGATGCCGGAAGTTACGTCAAG AGAAAGGAGGGCAAGTTTTCCCTGTTGTCCAGAGGGTCCTCAAAG GACAAATTTTATGATGACTTGAAGGACAGCCGAAGCTGGACTTTACCTCCTCCGGGGAAGCCCTCAAAG GACTATTTCTACGAGACGGACACACCACCGGCTAAGTGGCAAGATGGAGGGCAAAGTTGGTCTGACACCAAA AAAAAGCCCCTGAAGAACAAGGTCAACCAGCTGCTGAGGCGGGCGTCCACCAGCCTGGTCCAGCGGAACCCGGCTGCGGCGAGCAAG GACGACGACCACCACAAGAAAAGGATGAACCTGAAAGGGACCACCACTAGCTGGCGCTCCCAG GAGGCCATGTTTGGTGACGGCAGCGGTGAGGAAGATGTGGCAAAATCCCACCTGGACGAGGCCGACTTCTACCCCAGT aaagacaaaaagaagaacaagatgaTGTTCGTCCCTCAAAAAGGATTTGCCAGTTCTCCAGCAGAGCAGCCCCAGGGGGCGCATGGATACACCCCTCCCGAAGACTCAAAG GACAGACGAGACCAGTTTTATGGTGCAGCTGACACGTGGCAG AAGCACAAATTTGAGGATGTGGACGAGATAAAAAGACTTCATTCCAACAGCCAA GACGAAGTCCCGGACTTTCATCCGAAACATCAAAGCAACTTCCCAGCGGAGCAGTTGGACGACGGCGAGCAGAATGCGGCGGATGACTACAAACTG AAAAAGAGCAAGTTCAAAGCGCCGGTCCCCTTGCCGCGCAAACCAAAGCCGAACCACGGTTCATCGGGACCGGGGGAGCCGATGCCGTTCGGTCACGCTGCTCGAGCGCAGACGCCTTGG GCGGACGACTGGCAAGATGAGGGCGACCTCGACCTGAGCAGACGAAAACACGGGAGTCCCTTAGTGGACTACAACTACAAACAGGATGACCTGGGCCTTCACAAACAA AAAAAGTTCAAGCACAAAGGCTTCCGAAAGCACAAAACAAAG AAGAAAATATGGGAAGGCGACGCCGGGGACGTGGGGGTCGAGCACCTGTCGGAGGCGGCGCAG GCCGAGTGGCTGGCGGCTCAGAAGGACGAGCGTGCGGCGGCGGGTCTGGAGGAGGGCGACGGG GACACTGACAGCTTGATGGAGTGGTGGAACACAGTTGAAC AGTGGGACGAGTTGCCGTCAGATGACGAGGTCAAGCCTCACCTCGACGAGTCCCA GTCCTTCGCCATTTTGGCCGACAAGGTGAACCGAGGCCTGCGCATGTTCAACAAGGTTTTCACGGAGCGGGCCGAGATCTTCTGGCAGCACGTGGTGAGGCTCCACGCCCTCGCCGACCACCTCGCCACCTTCCACCAGAAAGCCAAAGCGGCCGGGATCACGGGGAGCACCACGGCGGCAGTCGGCGGCGTGACGGCCATTGCCGGCCTGGCCCTGGCCCCGTTCACGTTTGGCGCCTCCCTCATCGTCACGGCCGTCGGCGTGGGCGTGGCCACCGCCGGGGGGATCACTTCGGCTTCCGCGAGCATCTCTGATAATGTCAACAACATGCAGGAACGCAAGAAG GTGGAGGCGGTGCTGCAGGAGTACGAATCCGACTTTCGGGACTTGGCGAGGATCCTTCACTTTGTTAATCACGGGCTGTACAAGTTGCGTGGGCATCCTTTCCTCCGGTCGGGCACCCAACATTACTCCGAGGATTGGGAGGTGCGCAAGGCGGTGCAGATGATCAGCTTGGTGGACTCTCCCGTTTTGCGAGCCGTGGAGCTCACCGACGGCAACTTGGACCTGGTCCACAGACTTCAGAGCGGCATGGACAAGTACTTCAAGGACTCGCGGGAGCTGAAGAAGGCCTTCAAGAAGGAAGTGGTGGCTCGTATCAAAGAGGTCGCCGACATGCTCAACgagggagtggtggagcttAACTCCATCAGGGAGGAGCTCCAGAAGGCGATTGGGAACTTTTAA